Proteins from a genomic interval of Diospyros lotus cultivar Yz01 chromosome 6, ASM1463336v1, whole genome shotgun sequence:
- the LOC127804259 gene encoding LOW QUALITY PROTEIN: filament-like plant protein 4 (The sequence of the model RefSeq protein was modified relative to this genomic sequence to represent the inferred CDS: inserted 2 bases in 1 codon; deleted 1 base in 1 codon), which yields MNENHKKVNHLQISLDAYSHLIGLKDQVNALEGQVKLWQEEVQDLNEQLSAANSEINVKNNLVKQHAKVAEEAVSGWEKADAEASALKHQLESVTLLKLTAQDQASHLGGALKECMRQIRTVREENEKKLHEVVLTKTKQCDKIKLDLEAKIVDLDQRLLRSAAENAALSRSLQEHYSKLMKINEEKSHAAIENELLKEKVQSYEKEINSLKYELHVLTKELDIRNEEKNMSLKSAEAANKQNLESAKRIAKLEAECQRLCGLVRKKLPGPAAMAQMKQEVVSWGHNLGDSRSVLQRSLGKNSKPTSLPEFSTDYMRPDHKETEIITKRFLAMEEMKMLKEALATRNSDLQSSRDTCSKMSGKIKDLEVQLQILKQQRSSPRSIIEVCTEGSSQNASNLQSVSSSEDGLDGYGVFSRSWVMTSVSDLSSIEEYKHIDKGIHLSNANSLDLMDDFLEMERMAHSANNSDKVSISWSSNCITNKNDNCDASIDIVKNDKLLQSESQSARNPSYDQVPDVKGGSKVIEINVDQFLLPELLSRISIFLETKTMDTDMSKLLEDAKFSIQEIKESLACCSFRYFKKGHPDNVPNNLQTCPHEGTINNKILLTKCSKLCIGTQDSSNKNLVLAVYHIHQCVISVQLCNESHDSSTIGHVHIEDYEDFSASVDKFLLDKISLVDLVVDLSRILVQASDLKFTVIGSKGQEGEITSSDQHSSPDGCGNIPHSNNPXKTLTEANMNPSFALNLTSCKCSLELEQLKLEKDSIEAELARYSKDFESTKLQLEEMELLLSEVRSELASSKKLNILTETQLKCMVESYKSLETHAEELEANVKCLRKEKESLNTMLQEEKCSHQDALARCKELEDQIHRLEF from the exons ATGAAT GAAAACCATAAAAAGGTTAACCATCTGCAAATATCCCTGGATGCATATTCGCATTTGATTGGTCTCAAGGATCAAGTTAATGCTTTAGAAGGCCAAGTTAAATTGTGGCAAGAAGAAGTGCAGGATTTGAATGAACAGCTATCTGCTGCTAATTCAGAgataaatgtcaaaaataatcTGGTGAAACAACATGCAAAAGTTGCTGAAGAAGCTGTTTCAG GATGGGAAAAGGCTGATGCTGAAGCTTCAGCATTGAAGCATCAACTTGAATCTGTCACACTTTTGAAGCTTACTGCTCAAGATCAGGCATCTCATCTAGGTGGTGCTCTTAAAGAGTGCATGAGGCAGATCCGAACTGTgagggaagaaaatgagaagaaattgcATGAAGTAGTTCTCACCAAAACCAAGCAGTGTGACAAAATCAAGCTTGATCTCGAAGCAAAAATAGTGGACTTGGATCAAAGGCTTCTTAGATCAGCTGCTGAAAATGCTGCACTTTCTAGGTCATTGCAAGAACATTATAGTAAGCTGATGAAAATCAATGAGGAAAAATCCCACGCTGCGATTGAGAATGAGCTTCTGAAAGAAAAAGTTCAATCATATGAAAAGGAGATCAATTCACTTAAGTATGAACTGCATGTACTTACCAAGGAACTTGATATCCGCAATGAAGAAAAGAATATGAGCCTAAAGTCAGCTGAAGCTGCAAATAAGCAGAATTTAGAGAGTGCCAAAAGAATTGCGAAATTAGAGGCAGAGTGCCAAAGATTATGTGGCCTTGTAAGAAAAAAGTTGCCTGGTCCAGCTGCAATGGCACAAATGAAGCAGGAAGTTGTGAGTTGGGGACACAATCTTGGTGATTCTCGATCAGTACTGCAGAGGTCTTTGGGTAAGAACAGTAAACCAACTTCATTGCCAGAATTTTCCACTGATTACATGAGACCCGATCATAAGGAGACCGAAATCATTACTAAAAGATTCTTGGccatggaagaaatgaagatgcTGAAAGAAGCATTGGCTACACGGAACAGTGACCTGCAGTCTTCAAGGGACACTTGTTCTAAAATGTCTGGGAAGATAAAAGATTTAGAAGTACAACTACAGATCCTAAAGCAACAGAGGAGCTCGCCAAGGTCAATTATTGAGGTTTGTACAGAAGGTTCAAGCCAAAATGCAAGCAATCTTCAGAGTGTATCCTCGTCTGAAGATGGTTTAGATGGTTATGGAGTATTTTCCAGGTCTTGGGTGATGACTTCTGTCTCTGATTTATCTAGTATAGAAGAATATAAGCACATTGATAAAGGGATTCATCTTTCAAATGCAAATTCACTAGATCTCATGGACGACTTTCTTGAGATGGAGAGAATGGCTCATTCTGCTAATAATTCTGACAAGGTCTCAATTTCATGGAGTTCAAATtgtataacaaataaaaatgataacTGTGATGCTTCTATTGATATTGTTAAGAATGATAAACTTCTTCAGTCTGAATCACAGTCTGCCAGGAATCCATCATATGACCAGGTCCCAGATGTGAAAGGTGGTAGTAAAGTGATAGAGATTAATGTGGATCAGTTTCTATTGCCGGAGCTCTTATCAAGAATTTCAATTTTCCTTGAGACTAAGACTATGGACACTGATATGAGTAAGCTGTTAGAGGATGCCAAATTTTCTATTCAGGAAATAAAAGAATCCCTTGCTTGTTGCTCATTTAGGTATTTTAAAAAGGGACATCCTGATAATGTTCCAAACAATCTGCAGACTTGTCCTCATGAAGGCACCATCAATAACAAGATCTTGTTGACTAAATGCAGTAAACTGTGTATTGGTACACAGGATAGTAGTAATAAAAACTTGGTGCTTGCTGTTTATCATATTCACCAATGTGTTATATCTGTGCAGTTGTGTAATGAAAGC CATGATTCTTCTACAATTGGGCATGTGCATATTGAGGATTATGAGGACTTCTCTGCCTCTGTGGATAAATTTCTTTTGGACAAAATAAGTCTAGTTGACTTAGTCGTTGACCTTTCACGCATTTTGGTACAAGCCAGCGACCTGAAGTTCACTGTCATTGGCAGTAAAGGGCAGGAGGGGGAAATCACTAGTTCTGACCAACACAGTTCTCCTGATGGATGTGGCAATATTCCTCACTCTAATAATCC CAAGACTCTAACTGAGGCAAATATGAACCCTAGCTTTGCCTTGAATTTGACATCATGTAAATGTTCATTGGAACTGGAACAGCTGAAATTAGAGAAAGATAGCATCGAGGCAGAGCTTGCTAGATATAGTAAGGATTTTGAGTCTACAAAATTGCAGTTAGAGGAAATGGAATTGCTTCTGTCAGAAGTTAGATCAGAGCTCGCATCTTCTAAAAAATTGAACATCTTGACAGAGACTCAGCTCAAATGCATGGTAGAATCTTATAAGTCTCTTGAAACCCATGCTGAAGAGTTAGAAGCAAATGTGAAATGTTTacgaaaggaaaaagagagtTTGAATACCATGCTTCAGGAAGAAAAGTGCAGTCATCAAGATGCTTTAGCCAGATGCAAGGAACTTGAAGATCAAATCCACAGGCTAGAATTTTAG